The genome window GTCCAGCCGTGCAGCAGGATCCCGCCAGGGATCCGAGGGAACGCTGCATCCAGAGGGGTTTGGCGGCCTTGGGAATCGAACCAGGGAACACCACATCTTAAAAGGGCCTGAGCTAAAACAGCCTGCTGCTAGCCActcaacccccagcccccactagagggggacagagcaccacaatGTGGGCATGGCACACACCGAATGGTCGTGACTAACCCTGAACCAATTGCAGGATTGGTGCCCCGGCAAACCGATGGGCTAGCACCACTCCCTTCCACAATGGAGATCAAAGGGGGGGAATTTTCTCCCCCGCTGCAAATTCTTTCTCACCATTGAAATtgtcccattccccccccttcacaaaactggatgataaaaaaaatgaaaccaagTCTCTCCCCCATTATCAGACCACCCgtgtttttaaacaacaaaagggAAGAAACCAAACCCTACGAAAAACACCTTCATGAAAAATCCTTCCTTTGGGGAACCGGCCGGGACAATGCAACTTCCCACCTTTCCACTCAGCGATTTCTCTCACGCCCCTTTTCCAAGCATCTCTAGGGACTGCGGATTAATATTAAATACCATCATTTATATTTCAGGGACTGGATGCTTCTTTGTAAATGACATGCCTGAACTCAGCCAGAAATTATGGTGGATTTTCCGCCCCCACACCCGTGACCTGTATAAACTTTTAAGCATTGACCAACCCTAGATGATCACATATAAGGCCGGAAGGAACCACGGTGATCAGCCAGGCCTCGCTTTTGCCCCCGTAAGCGATCGAATCGGAGCCCACGTTTCTCCAGGCTGCCGCAACCAAAACCATTCTCAGAGGCACCAGGGGGCGCTGCACGTTGAGGtgttggggcaggggagaacaAGCAGTGGGACCCTGCTCTTAACGCAGCGTGGAATGCAAGTGCCCCACGCCTTCAGATGCTCAATTCTTGAATATCCCCAGCAGGCTGGGTAATGCTCAGACAACCCTCGCCACCTTGTGGCCAAATGAGCACAGCCCTTGCCCTTAACAGGTGCCAAGGTGGCCCATTGTCTAGCCTGCAGAAGTGGTGGGGAATAGGAGACATTCTTCCCACCAGAAAGTTTGCCACACCAATTGGGGGGGGGTATCATTAAAGACCCCAGAACATTTTAACTATGATGTCCACCCCAAATTCTAGTTCAAGTTCCACCTTACCTCCCTCAATCCCACCCACCAAGGTTCTGTCGCGTTGCCGTGTGCCGCCGTGACAGGCTGccccccagaggcagctgcagttcAGGGAAGGCACATTGACAGCTTGCAAGGCTGCTCTCAGGAAGCTGGGAGGTTCAAAGAACTCTGGTTCGAAGGGTTCAGGATCCACCGTCCAGGCCTGGATTTTTAACATTTGTATTACGGCACTGCACTCTTGGCccagggcccccattgtgccgggCAGCGCGCATACCCCGTAAAAAGAGATggtccctcccccacagagctAGTAATCTAAGTGGACTTGGACGGAGTGCAATGTAGGACTGGCTGAGGATTTTGTTCATAGCTTTCTTCCCCCATTCCCCGGACAAAAAATGGCTAGTTTTGTCAACACACAAATGTTCATTCCCAGCAAAATTTTGCAGGCAGTTTGTTGAAACCAACTCCACCAACTGCCAGTGCTTTGGGGGGAAGacttttggtaaaaaaaaaaaaaaaaaaaacccaaccttttaaaaaacaattagttTTTCACCAATGGAaaaaaattgtagaaaaatcCAATGACAAATAAATTATTTCTCCGGTTTAATTCCTCCCCTTCCTCTGAAAGGGGGAAAAGCCAAATTCCCAGAGCAGCGGTGGAAAAGTTCTAGCCCAGCTCACAAAACAGAAATCTTGACGCTACGTCTTTCTGTGAGTTTGTAAATACGCCCTTTATTAACGGAAAACTTTAGAACAGAAAAGCAGCTCAGAGAATAGGATTCTTTATTTCTATTGCACGAGCATCTGGGAGCTGCAGTCAGACGATAACCTGTTTGCCGCTGTGCAGACACAAAAGAGCAATTTATTTCCCCGCGAAGAACCCCACTGGAAGATGACTTTCATTTGGAGTTTTTCCCCTTTGATCAGTACAAACTGGAATAAAAAGCAGGGCAAAGAGCCTGTGGAACGTGCTTCTCACTCTCTGCCAGCCGAAGCTCAGCAAGGACACGGAGGGCAGCACGAAATGGACAAGAAGACCCCAGAGTTGAGCACTCCACAGAGCCAGCCTAAGCATTGCCAGTAAATCCCACAGAGGTTCTGGtaagaggcagtgttgcctagtcgACCGTGACTcagaaaacctgggttctattcccggctctgccactgccagctgggtgaccttgggcatgtcacacggcctctctgtgcctcagtttcccctcccatatTTTGCCTGTTTCAGCTAAGCTCTTGCCTAGGTGCACTGCCACAGGGCCCCAACTCAGCTGCTGCCGTCGCCACCATAGAGCTAATAACAATGATCTCTAAGAGGCAGCGGGGCCGTTTCCAAAGGGAAACGGGCATCCGTCTCCCACAGGGCCCTTTGAAAGGGCCCTCCGTGAATGAGGCCTGGGGATCGCATTGCACAGGGCAAATTTCAGCCCCAGCTAGTTCGGTATCACATGTTAGCCGAGGCAGCTTGTTAGCTGGCTCTTagattttgattttaatttacaaaaaataaagagATCTAGTTGATCCCCCTGCTCTGGGGTActaggccccaccccactcccacagctggggagaaAACACAAGCAGTCCTGACTTTCTGCCCCCCTGCTTTAACCCAGtagaccccactcccatcccacagctggggagaaagcccaggagtcctgctccctagcaccccctccccccactctaaccactagaccccactcccctcccagagcaggggatagaacccagggaGAAACACTGCTGAGTCACCAAGTCGGTTGcgttccctgccccccgcccaacACATGAACTTCCAGCTGGTGCCAGGCGTGGGATACAGACTTAGAAAGAGTCACCAGTCAGACCCCAGTAGGGGCATGGACTTCCAAGCCCCTCGCTCAATCAAGCCCCACCCAGTGGATTGGACCCCCCAAGGACAATGctgccgccccctccccgcgCACGGGGCCCCCGCCTACAAGCTGCTGAGGTGCAGCGCCATGCACAGCAGGTTGACTCCGTTGCAGGCGAGGCAGGCGAGGTTGCAGAGGGACGACAGCCCGTGGCGCTTGAAGAACGTCTGCCGCGCGGCCTGGTACTTGGGGTCCCTCTCCCGCAGCTGCTGGTACGTCTCGCGCCGGGCCGccagccccacctccccgccCAGGCCGTGTTCCCGCTCGATGGCCTGCAACCGGAACATGGCCGCCGTGGTGGCCGGGGACAAGCCCAGGGCGTTAacgctggccaggaggaggcagaCGAAGTAGAGAGAGCCctggggcagggaaagagagagatggtTGGGATGGTGGCATGGGACACTGGGTGgtgtcaggacgcctgggtcctgtccccagctctgggaggagaagAGGCTCCGGTGGACTGAACGGATGAAgctggagatagaacccaggcgtcctgacacccagcccccactgctctaaccactagaccccactcctctcccagagccagtgttacctagcagctctgtgttcttggggaactaGGGTGCAGGActcagcctgtctgactcatgaaagacctccccccccccccgagcctctgcTTGAGccaaaaccaatcagaagaaagacttacaaaaagcaatgacaAGGCCATGGGAGACACCCCTAAATCCCTGGGATAAGGGGTtgggattaaggaaactcccttGGCCTCACTTGCATCGAGgatgggacaaggaggcatctccatGAGCATCCAGAATGGAGAACGGAgcttccaaggcaagaaccgcagcgaactctgggaccagaaaagcagggaagcacggcatgatgggggatctctgctccagatgttaatgaacccacccctgcacacccccagctcagtagtgatcagaccaattctagtgaTAAATCCTtgattggtatccaaaatagtgaagctccctaattgcattgtgagctccctccaaggaacacggCGCAAAGCCAGGCATAATCAGCTCCCATAGTCTAGCCTGAAGAAAACTACTTTAGATTTATTCATGCGTAAATAAGGGGGAATACCAGTGTTCTCCCGTGGACCATTgctgtttctctacaaaaaccccgaCCCATGCTCTGGATGCCTccgtgttctgatgcctggatccaaaatctgcatcagttccactaggacttcatcttctcctgactgatcgtgctgggggctctgcctgtctccagcactccggaccctcagctaccaccaccacctggggccCCCGATcaattcaagcttcatggagtggtgagaatccagctctctctctggctctaggtgtagccttctgaccctggCTTGTGTGATCAGTTCTAGTTTGTGACTTTTACAGTCacatttaagttagatttaatattatcacTGCTTTGTTCGTTTGGCTTCCCTATGGTTAACGGGCAATAACCaactttcatgattaagctggttgcttctctctctctctctctccccccccatggGTGTTTTTGGGTTTcctcattcgctctgcagcaatgctcctcgTACCGAAGATAgagatccctgcagcgcccaacaatcctgtggggtttgctcatcaagtgggttacgacCAGAACAATTATAACGGGAACGTGGGGATAGGGACGCGCTGAACCCGgggcatatgagggtggcagcttgggagtgctgattaactgtgtgtgtgtgtgagagagagagattctggggctggaggaacccagcccagggtaaccgaggtcctgcaggatagctccactgggaggggacttgcagcagggagaagcagagctccgtatgagaacacaagtcacacaagcagtcAGAAGTGCAgaacacacaccccgcccccgcgaagagtaaccctaataaatgagcataccccaaagtaacgggcaaagcTGGTTACACCTGgttagaacccaggcatcctgacacCAACCCCTgttgctctagccactagaccccactcccctccaaatGGGGATAGATGcaaagagtcctggctcccaacaccctcccacaccaacccactagaccccactcccctcccagaggggGGAACGGAATCCAGACATTCTACTGTATCCTACTAGACCCTAGTCCCCtcctagaacccaggcgtcctgcacTTTAACCGCTTTCCCCATTCTCAGGAAGTCACCAATGGCAGAGAGCTGACGTGAAGGGGCGTGACCCACCCGCCCCGGGGTGGCCGGCTCGCGAGGGGCCGAGGCTGTGCCTGGCCCCTCGATGGTACCTGCAGGGTCTCCacggtgctcagcagctctcggGGGTGGTAGTAGGCAAAGATGGAGAGGTTGAGGAAGGCGCAGGCCACCAGGGCATAGAAGTAGAAGGGGAAGAGCTTGCTCTGGACCAGGCCAAAGGTGTGTCGGCTCACGCTCCGGATAAGCACAAACCCTGAGCcaaggagagaggaggaaatcAAGGCACGCAGACAGCATTAaggccatggggctgggagccaggactcctgggttctaccccggctctgggaggggagtggggtctagcggttagagcggggagccagaactcctggttCTAAGAAGGGAGTATGGTCTAATGGTtacgggaggggaggggctgggggtcagactcctgggttctattcccagctctgagagcCAAGGGGATCCCTTCCCAGAGACCCAGGCAGCGCACCCCACCTGAGATGAAGGTGACCCATATCTGCATCCCCCAGGCCAGAGACAGGATGAAGAGCTGGGCGACTTTGGCCAGGCTGCTGGGCTCCCCTTCCATCGGCATCTCGGCTGCGTTTACAGACCTGGAGGCAGAGAGGTGGGAGAGAACCCATGGTGAGTTCTGGGGAGCAGGGACGTCCGCTCCCAGTGCTCGCTGGGTCACTGCGGAGTAACGAGACCATGTATCGGTGAGGTACCCTGGGCAGGCCCCAGGCCGAGATCAAGGCCCCAGGGGCTGAtcctggctgagatcagggccccgttgtgccagacgctgcacagacacagcgagagatggtccctgcccctgaGAGctcagtctaaatagacaaataataaaacaatccTGAGTTCTTCCCAgtcagagatctcaaagcactttatgaaggAGGTCATTATTATCCCCATATCCCACatggagaaaccgaggcacagagcagggaagcgACTCACcaagttcccagctctgccactggtctgctgggagaacagaacccaggtcctccGAGTCCCAGTGGCAGGCACTCGCTGctagaccacactcccctcccagcaagGTCATCACACCCAATttaaaggtggggaaactgaggcacagagcaattaagCAACTTACAAAACCAACCCGAGACGTGGTGAAGATGGCCGAGCAGCCGGGGGCTAGAACAGCAGGGAGGCCGGGCTCAGTCAGCACTGGTACAGGAGAG of Natator depressus isolate rNatDep1 chromosome 20, rNatDep2.hap1, whole genome shotgun sequence contains these proteins:
- the TMEM205 gene encoding transmembrane protein 205 — its product is MPMEGEPSSLAKVAQLFILSLAWGMQIWVTFISGFVLIRSVSRHTFGLVQSKLFPFYFYALVACAFLNLSIFAYYHPRELLSTVETLQGSLYFVCLLLASVNALGLSPATTAAMFRLQAIEREHGLGGEVGLAARRETYQQLRERDPKYQAARQTFFKRHGLSSLCNLACLACNGVNLLCMALHLSSL